The Leishmania panamensis strain MHOM/PA/94/PSC-1 chromosome 32 sequence genome window below encodes:
- a CDS encoding nuclear segregation protein, putative (TriTrypDB/GeneDB-style sysID: LpmP.32.0020), whose translation MLAEEEIAPVRPPAKKAPWQSMPGAPTRPDFAQYGPKLAALAEQRRGLIEQIKTLQRSVQEDAVTQSRNAERNAFMEELSGIDAIRKVQRDRRAAQDAEIAKLRKRRAEISDELRAVQAEVGGFTTIHEIDQAIDYMMRKMESSGGGLGAERRNQQRLHKLEDAKTHLQRLQPLTEAIKQMTEQEVILQQEYHAICEQIGILNKEYEEKLQQKRAMDKEAQSDGANRADVYRQCNKLRTQVSEIMHAMDSLRVERDKVSSEWDAWNKEARKKYFAQLEQQREQRRKEYEERRNAHKIEAKRARASQRQNPYSTEIDACSTLILYLKQKMMMARQDAEDRQRREAAAHFDPSVMAPAGCVLLNAGKWANNVPRSKTASKQQKQPQKPKEAPAPSNGNARFLQHPEGKIRLFQLINVEPELTLATIDDKIHHIEALMKKYEAHIQTGELVLSSGDDEEEEMDKISETSSKQAPEAAETTEEPATE comes from the coding sequence ATGTTGGCTGAGGAGGAAATTGCCCCCGTGCGGCCGCCGGCCAAGAAGGCCCCGTGGCAGAGCATGCCCGGTGCCCCAACGCGGCCCGACTTTGCCCAGTACGGACCGAAGctcgcagcgctggcggagCAACGTCGCGGCCTAATCGAGCAAATAAAGACGTTGCAGCGCTCTGTTCAAGAGGATGCGGTAACTCAGTCGCGCAATGCGGAACGAAATGCATTTATGGAGGAGTTGAGTGGGATTGATGCCATTCGCAAGGTTCAGCGCGACCGCCGTGCGGCGCAAGATGCTGAAATTgcgaagctgcgcaagcgccgcGCTGAGATCTCCGACGAGCTGCGTGCCGTTCAGGCAGAGGTCGGCGGCTTCACCACCATTCATGAGATCGACCAGGCGATCGACTATATGATGCGCAagatggagagcagcggcggaggccTTGGCGCTGAGAGGCGCAaccagcagcgtctccatAAGCTGGAGGACGCCAAGACGCATCTGCAACGACTCCAGCCATTGACGGAGGCGATCAAGCAAATGACAGAGCAGGAGGTAATACTTCAGCAGGAGTACCACGCCATTTGCGAGCAGATCGGGATATTGAACAAGGAGTACGAGGAAAAGCTGCAACAGAAGCGGGCAATGGACAAGGAGGCGCAGTCTGACGGGGCAAACCGGGCCGATGTGTACAGGCAGTGCAACAAGCTCCGCACCCAAGTCTCGGAGATTATGCATGCCATGGACAGCCTGCGCGTTGAGCGCGACAAGGTATCTTCTGAGTGGGATGCTTGGAACAAAGAGGCCCGCAAAAAGTACTTTGCACaactggagcagcagcgcgagcaacGTCGCAAGGAGTACGAGGAGCGACGTAATGCACACAAGATCGAAGCGAAACGCGCGCGTGCCTCGCAACGTCAGAATCCGTACTCCACGGAGATCGATGCCTGCTCTACGCTCATTCTGTATTTGAAGCAGAAGATGATGATGGCGCGACAGGATGCGGAAGACCGCCAGCGacgcgaggcggcggcgcacttTGATCCCAGTGTGATGGCTCCCGCAGGCTGCGTTCTGTTGAATGCAGGCAAATGGGCGAACAACGTGCCGCGCAGCAAGACGGCGAGTAAACAACAGAAGCAGCCGCAAAAACCAAAGGAGGCCCCCGCACCGAGCAATGGGAATGCTCGCTTTTTGCAGCATCCCGAAGGGAAGATCAGACTTTTCCAGCTGATCAACGTCGAGCCGGAGCTGACACTGGCGACCATTGACGACAAGATCCATCATATCGAGGCACTAATGAAGAAATATGAGGCACACATCCAGACGGGTGAGCTGGTGCTCTCTagcggcgacgacgaagaggaggagatggacaaGATCTCTGAGACGTCCTCCAAGCAGGCCCCAGAAGCTGCAGAGACAACAGAGGAGCCTGCAACCGAGTAG
- a CDS encoding hypothetical protein (TriTrypDB/GeneDB-style sysID: LpmP.32.0010) produces MFRATVVRHLGSPTYGNWPWPSRLPLKKNWFYHLSRRESIADEKRQFMVMGDFLILCVLSFSLYRVYVLNRNNSYQTHLCHLVSFPPAIIANEFDFQDMNANRRVERKDLDAYREAVVSCKGAGRPIESIIFNY; encoded by the coding sequence ATGTTTCGCGCTACCGTCGTACGCCATCTTGGCAGCCCCACCTACGGGAACTGGCCGTGGCCGTCGAGGCTTCCTCTCAAGAAGAACTGGTTTTATCACCTCAGTCGGCGGGAGAGCATTGCGGATGAGAAGCGTCAGTTCATGGTAATGGGCGACTTTCTGATTTTATGTGTGCTTAGCTTCTCCCTGTACCGCGTGTACGTGCTGAATCGGAACAACTCCTATCAAACTCATCTTTGCCACTTGGTGAGCTTTCCACCGGCAATCATTGCGAACGAGTTTGACTTCCAGGACATGAATGCGAACCGCAGAGTGGAAAGGAAGGATTTGGATGCGTACCGTGAGGCCGTTGTGTCGTGCAAGGGCGCCGGTAGGCCCATCGAATCCATCATCTTCAACTACTAG
- a CDS encoding hypothetical protein (TriTrypDB/GeneDB-style sysID: LpmP.32.0050), whose amino-acid sequence MFAVTEDCVEPTKGWINREGKPLLTVCFMHSFGKCVGRTNSNPATCFQIHIKANILNSLRKHYINPTRRFFARTVKALLSPELRQLLCMRANKELKVQYLEYRVTDVFPSTGLLQYEEAYRRWLFSADTNAEHAGAIAVLQCLQFSTTGSCSFSTDCPCIHADLKKAQARDPILARALRDISEVTQGLPTVSTRVPRSLQPSCLQSFSPVDGSYAMLADGAQPRNRMVSDSLRDFNTVPAFTLVCGEGESGGCHIQLQMHPHESNASSVRGHASGGHHLSRVSLFTRDEPASETISSKVMPNRAKHHNISSDGKNSSDLVRSSSEEVSGTNHHTGSSGSGRD is encoded by the coding sequence ATGTTCGCTGTTACGGAAGACTGTGTGGAGCCGACGAAGGGCTGGATCAACCGTGAAGGAAAGCCGTTGCTGACGGTGTGCTTTATGCACAGCTTTGGCAAATGCGTGGGGCGCACCAACTCGAACCCTGCAACGTGTTTCCAAATCCACATCAAGGCGAACATCCTCAATTCTCTCCGTAAGCACTACATCAACCCCACTCGCCGCTTTTTCGCTCGCACGGTGAAGGCGCTGCTCAGCCCAgagctccgccagctgctaTGCATGCGTGCAAACAAGGAACTCAAGGTGCAATACCTTGAGTACCGCGTCACCGACGTCTTTCCCTCTACAGGTCTTCTGCAATACGAAGAAGCATACCGGCGATGGCTGTTCTCAGCTGACACAAACGCAGAACACGCCGGCGCCATTGCTGTTCTGCAGTGCCTGCAGTTTTCCACGACTGGGTCATGCAGCTTCAGCACTGATTGCCCGTGCATTCACGCCGATCTCAagaaggcgcaggcgcgTGATCCGATCCTGGCACGCGCGCTGCGCGATATCAGTGAAGTCACCCAGGGTCTCCCGACTGTGTCCACCCGAGTGCCAAGGTCGCTGCAGCCGAGCTGCCTGCAGAGCTTCTCTCCCGTCGATGGCTCGTACGCCATGCTCGCGGACGGCGCCCAGCCTCGGAACAGGATGGTGTCAGACTCTCTTCGGGACTTCAACACGGTACCTGCTTTCACCCTAGTGTGCGGTGAGGGCGAAAGTGGTGGTTGCCATATACAGCTTCAGATGCATCCGCACGAGTCGAACGCCTCTTCAGTTAGAGGGCACGCAAGCGGTGGACATCACCTCAGCCGTGTGTCCTTGTTTACTCGAGATGAGCCAGCGTCGGAGACAATCTCGAGCAAAGTCATGCCCAACCGTGCCAAGCACCACAATATTTCCTCCGACGGAAAGAATAGCAGCGACTTGGtccgtagcagcagcgaggaagtGAGCGGCACCAACCAccacaccggcagcagcggcagcggacgTGACTAA
- a CDS encoding hypothetical protein (TriTrypDB/GeneDB-style sysID: LpmP.32.0030), whose product MQDQSYVKPGFSARGAGIGQAYFTRDLFTDVPTIIQIVPVSSEALTTQRDPPKGNLDTFTISLDDVEPTAGWLSDRNNASLDICFMHSFGKCYGKVRYKDPRTCHQIHVRREVLDNLRKYYRNPQRNYFSRTMKANVTEKFAQVLSLLARRRVALQYLEFRTEDIEVTAGSTEYEVQYRLWLVSDVDPQRTSMAKAANILTDNFISLSNLCWDFALTGRCSRGAACPDLHGRVAKALTKDRFVRAALTEMGKNDTLAAAGETLPPAKTSKIRRSSPGAPRHLPPPPQVPQQCVTYMMPSSAMPAYHFSSLPTMSEMSASFAKPMFTAFSLDMSSLQGLPWLFVGESNDSVFPLTTPSPCVPFGSDLV is encoded by the coding sequence ATGCAGGATCAGTCGTATGTGAAACCCGGTTTTTCTGCGAGGGGTGCGGGGATTGGACAGGCCTACTTTACGCGCGACCTCTTCACCGACGTTCCAACAATCATTCAGATTGTACCGGTCTCTTCGGAGGCATTGACCACGCAGCGTGACCCACCAAAAGGAAATTTAGATACCTTCACGATCTCCTTAGATGACGTGGAGCCGACTGCCGGGTGGTTGAGTGATCGCAATAACGCCTCGCTCGATATTTGCTTTATGCATAGTTTTGGCAAGTGCTACGGTAAAGTTCGCTACAAGGACCCACGAACATGTCACCAGATCCACGTGAGGCGTGAAGTGCTTGATAACCTGCGGAAGTACTATAGGAATCCGCAGCGCAATTACTTCTCTCGCACCATGAAGGCCAACGTCACGGAGAAGTTTGCGCAGGTGCTCTCGCTTCTCGCGCGACGACGCGTTGCTCTGCAGTACCTTGAGTTCCGCACGGAAGACATCGAAGTGACGGCTGGAAGCACCGAGTATGAGGTGCAGTACAGGCTCTGGCTTGTCAGCGACGTTGACCCGCAGCGTACGAGTATGGCCAAAGCAGCTAACATCTTGACAGATAATTTCATCTCCTTGTCCAATCTCTGCTGGGACTTTGCACTTACCGGACGATGCTCGAGGGGCGCCGCTTGCCCCGATCTTCATGGCCGCGTGGCCAAGGCGCTTACAAAAGACCGTTTTGTGAGGGCGGCGCTGACTGAGATGGGGAAAAACGATACCCTGGCGGCTGCGGGAGAGACTTTACCGCCAGCAAAGACCTCGAAGATACGTAGGTCATCACCTGGTGCTCCCCGACatctgccaccgccaccacaggtGCCTCAGCAGTGCGTGACTTACATGATGCCTTCATCCGCCATGCCAGCGTACcacttttcctctcttccaaCGATGTCGGAGATGTCCGCGTCGTTTGCAAAACCGATGTTCACCGCCTTCTCGCTCGACATGTCGTCTCTCCAAGGCCTGCCGTGGCTCTTTGTGGGTGAAAGCAACGACAGCGTGTTCCCTCTCACCACGCCATCACCGTGTGTGCCTTTCGGCAGTGACCTGGTTTAG